Below is a genomic region from Paenibacillus rhizovicinus.
GGCAGATGCGGCCGTCTTCTCGCTTGCGGAGAGCTGCTGTCCGTTCGACGAAACCAGTTCCTGCATCGCGGAAAGCACTTGTTTGTAATGCGCCAGCGCGTCCTCCGGCAGTGCTGATCCATCCGGATCCGGTGCCTCCAGGCTTGCCTCGGCGCCGGCCGGGAGCAAGGTTTCGGCCGCAGCCGCCGCTTCCGGCAGTCGGAACTGCTGAATGCGCAGCTCCGCATCGCTCTCCGGGCTGGCGTCTACATGGCCGCGCCCGGCTTCTTGCAGCGTTTCGAGCAAACGTTCCATCGTCGATTCCGCTTTCGCTTGCAGCGGGGAAAGCGTCAGCTGCAGCTGACGGAAGCCGCCGCTGAGCTCCTCCCAAGCAAGAAGCTGCGAATCCGCCGCTTCATCCGCCGCGCTCGGCAAAGCGTGACGCCCATGGTGGTCGCAGGAGCCGCAAACGGGACATGGATCCCCGTCCTTGAGATCCGCGGCCAATTGAGCGGCCAGCTGCATGCGCTGCTGCTCCCGCTGTCCTTGTCTGACGCGTTCCGTCCACGCCGGAATGACATTGGATGCGGCTAGCAGCTTGCCGCTCACGTAATCGAGCAGGCTTCGTACCGGAAGCAATTGTTCCGCTTGCGCGGTTAAAGCCGCATAGGCCAATCGATGCTCGCTCTCGGCGGTTTCCTGCGCTCGTCCCGCGTTGTCGCGCTGAACCGCAGAGGCGTCCCGCTCCTTGCGTGCCGTCTCCGTTTGCGCGGACAGCCCGTTGAATTGCTGCAGCCGCTTCGTCATGCCGCTGCGCCGTTCCCGGTCCGCGGCGGTCAGCTCGACGGCCTTCAGCTCCTCGCGCAGCTCGGTCTGCTTCGCCGTCGCGCGGCCCAGCATCTCCTGGGCCTTCGCGGCTTGCTCGCCGAAGCTGCGCTGCTTATCCGCGGCTTCGCCTGCGCGCTGCGCAACGAGAGCGATGCCCGCCGCCAATTCGGCGGCTTCGCCCTCGAGGCGCTGCGCGCCCGCGAGCTGGTCGAGCCGCAGCAGAAGCCGCGGCTCGCCAGCCTTGGCCTCGGCTGCGGCCGCCGACCACGCGGCGGCCGCGGCCTCGGCCTCGGCATGCCGCGCGGCATGCGCCAGCGCGGCAGCCTCGCGGCGCGAAGCGGCAGCGCGCAGCGCCGCTTCGGCGGTGCCTGCGGCACGCAGCGCCGGCAGCAGCCGCTCTGCTGCCGCGAGGCGCTGCAGCTCGCGCTCCAGCTCCGCCACGAGCGGCGCTTCCGCCTGCAGCTTCGCGTGCAGCGCTTCCTTCTCGCGCAGCTCCGCCAGCCGCTCGCGCACCTGCGCACGCTCCGCGTGCAGCCGATCCGCTTCCGCGAACAGAGCCCGTGCCTCAGCGGCTGCGGCAGCCGCTTCGCGGTGGCGGGCCGCCGCCGCATCCACCGCGGCAGCCGAAGCGTCGCCGAGGCCAAGCTGCTCGGCCGCCGCCTCCTGCAGCGCGGCTTCCGCCGCTTTCATGCGCTGGCTGAGCTTCAGCGCCAGCCCGTCGCCGAACCGTTCCAAACGGAACAGCCGCTGCAGCATCGAGCGGCGGTCCTTGCCGGTCAGCGACAGAAATTCCGCGAACTTCCCTTGCGGGAGCACGACCGCGCGCGTGAAGTCCTGCATGTTCAGCCCGATCTGGGCTTCCACGCAGCGCGTCACGTCCGCCAGCTTGTCCGCGATGACGACGTCGCCGGCTTCCGTCACTTCCACGAAGCGGCTCAGCGTATTGCTGACGGACACGTCGCCGCCGCGCTTGAACTGCCGTTCCACGCGGAACCGTTTCCGCTCCCCGCCGCCTTCCAAATCGAACGTGAACGCGACGGCCAGCGTTTTCTCCGCCTGATTCATAATGCCTTGCGTACCGTTGGCGGCACGCTCGACTTTCCCATAGAGAGCCAGCGTCACGGCATCCAGAATGCTGGATTTGCCGCTGCCCGTAGGACCGAAGATGCCGAAGACGCCCGCTTCGCACAGCCGCTCGAAATCAACCTCCTGCGCTTCGCGGTAACTCTGCAAGCCGCTCAATCGAAGTAAAATCGGCTTCATGCGCCTTCACCTCCCGCTTGAACTTCGATGCCGTCCGCGTCTTCGGCGACGCTCGGCGCATCATCCTCTTCCGCGATCAGCTCCAGAAACAATCGAACCGTCTCCGCATCCGGCTCTCCTCCGCCCGTCTGGCGCGAGAAGAAACGGCGGAACAGCTCCTCGGCCGGCAATTGCTCGCGGGACCGGGCATCAAGCTCGATCAGGTCTTCCATTTCCGGATAGACGGGGCGGATATGAACGAGCCCCTCGTGCTGCTTGCGCAGCTGCTGGATCTGCTGCAGCGTCATCGCTTCGGACATATGGATGCTGAGGTCGATCCACGCCCTGGCGTCCCGTCCTTCCTCCAGCCAGCTATGCACTTCGGCAATGCCTCCTTTGGCGTTCCACTGCACGAGCGGCCGCCCGGAGCTTAAGTGGATCTGCCGCGGGACAACAGGTTGACCGGGAGAAGCGTCGAAGACCGTGACCGCTTTGGCATAATTCGCTTCCGAGAAACTGTAAGCGAGCGGCGAACCGCTGTAGCGCATCGTTTCGTCGCCGGCGACCCGCTGCGGGCGATGCAAATGACCTAGCGCCACGTACTGCGCCCCGATTTGCAATGCCGACGGATCCACCGTATAGGCGCCGCCGATCTGAATCGGCCGCTCGGAATCCGTCTCCAGCCCGCCAAGCACGTAAATATGGCTCATCGCCAAGTTGACGGTATCGCTGCGGAAAGCCGTCCCAAGCTGGGCCATCAGCCGGCCGACCCGTTCCGAATACGCGCTGCGAAGCTGACCTTCATCCGTCGCCTCGCTCAGCAGCTCGCGCAGCCGCGACTCGGACGGATACGGGAGCGCGGCGATGACCGCCTGCTCGCCGGTACGCGCAACGTCGATAACGAGCGGCTTGTCCGTCGGCATGCCGACGAGCCGAATGCCGCTGCGCGCGGCAAGCGGCGCGGAAGCGGACACGCGGTCGGGATGATCGTGGTTGCCGGCGATCACGGCGATCGTACGCTTGCCGCCGTCCGCGAGGCGCGCGACGGCGTCGTAGAACAGCCCCTCCGCCGCCGCAGGCGGATTGACGGAATCGTACACGTCGCCGGCCAGCAGAATGAGGTCGATGCTTTCGTCTTTTACGATGGATGCGAGTTCGTCGACGAATGCCGCCTGTTCCTCGATGCGGCTGCGGCCTTCCAACGAACGTCCGAAATGCCAGTCGGCCGTGTGCAATATACGCATAATAATTCGTTCCCCCGTCCCATGATTAAAACAGCTTGACGGCTTTGCCGCCGTCAAGGAAAAACACGTAACATTCGTCGACCTTGCGGCCGAGGATGCCGGCGATCGCCTCTGCATAGAGCGTCAGCTGGAAACGGTGGCGTTCGGCCGCCTCTTCCCAGCGACCCGCACGGACGCGGTCGGTTTTGTAATCCAACAGCACGAGTCCCCGTTCGTCCTCGAACAGACAGTCGATAACCCCTTGAATCAGAATCGGCTCTGCCCCGATGCTTTCGGACATGCCCGGGTAGACGCGGGAAGCCGGCAGCGTGCAGCTGAACGGCGTTTCGCGTCTCACCCAGGGCGCTTCGAGCAGGCGCCGGCCGACCTCTTCCTCGAAGAAGGCCGCCGCTCCCGCAGCATCCACGGCTTCCGCCTGCTGCTTCGAGAGCATCCGCCGCGCCACCAGCCCTTCGATCACGTCCGTGATCGTCTTCTCGGTCACGCCGTCTTCGGATAGCGGAATATGCTGCATGACCAGATGGCTCACCGTTCCCCGCTCTGCGGCGGTAAGCGCAGCTTCTTCCATGAACTTCGGACGACGCAGCCGGAACGTATACTCTCCGCCGCCGTCCGCGCGTTCCACGGCGCCGGTTTGTTCGAGCTTCGCTTCCGCTGCCGGCAGCTCCGGCTGCGCAAAATCAAAGCTGAACAAATCCAGCTGATCGACTGCCGTTTCCGACTCCAAAACCGGCTCTGCCGACATGGACTCGTCGTTCCCGATAATCGCCTGGTCCACGGCCAAAGTAACGTTATCCGTGATCGGATCATCCGCCAAATCGAAATCAGCTTCAGCCAGGCCCCCTGCTCCATCCATGCCCGCAAGCTCCGGGAGCAGCAAAGCTTCTTCGTCCATCCCCGTCTCCGCGTGGAGCCGTTTCATCTCCGTCACCGACGTTTTGGCGGCGGTCAATGAGGCTTGCGCGTAAGGGTAGCTCCAGCTAAGACGACGATCGATCTCGGCGGCCCATTCAGGATCCGCTTCTTCATCGATGAGCGCGAGCTGCTGGACGGCATTCATGCGCGCTTCGAATGCGGCTCTTGCCGCTTCGTCCGTCTCCGCGCCTGCCGCTGCCTCCAAACCAAGCAGGCTCGCAGGAATGACAGAGGTCCGCCAGTCGCCGAAAGGCACAACCGTTCCTTCCGGTGCGGCTGCCTGCTCCGAACCGATTACGATCGGCTCGCCCGACGCTAAATCCGTCTCGGCTTCGCCATCCATGCTCTCGGCGTTCGCTTCGCTTATGGGAATGCCGCTATCCGCTGCACCCGGCAAGTCCATTGCGCCCGCTTCGTCTCCGATTTCGAATGCGGACGACTGTTCGACCGACATGGATATTCCCGCTCCCATCGCCAGCGGCCCGAGCCAATCCAGAAACCGCGCGGCGCCGGCGATCCGGAAATCAGGCAGCCGCCCTTCCGCGTCAAGCGCGGTTTGCCAGCGCTGCAGCTGCTTCTCGGCGTTGGCAACGGTGCCGACGAGGAACATTTTCTCCTTCGGCCTTGTCAGCGCGACGTACAGAATTCGCATTTCTTCCGCCAGCGACTCCATCGCAAGCCGCTGCTTGATCGCCAAGTACGGTAACGTCGGATAGGCGACCCGCAGTTCCGTATCGACGTAACGCGGACCGAAACCAAGCTGCTTATGCATCAGAAACGGACTATGCAGGTCTCGGCGGTTAAACGATTTGCCGAGTCCTGCCGCGAATACGACGGGAAATTCCAGCCCCTTGCTCTTGTGGATGGACATTATGCGCACGACGTCTTCCTGCTCGCCCAGCGCGCGCGCCGTCCCGAGATCGCCGCCGCCGTCCCGCATCCGGTCGATAAACCGGAGGAAGCGGAACAGCCCGCGCAGCGTAGTCGCCTCGTATTGACGGGTACGGTCATGCAGCGCGCGCAAGTTGGCTTGACGCTGCAAGCCCCCCGTCATGCCGCCGACCAGGTCGTAATAGCCCGTTTCCCGGTAAATCCGCCACAGCAAGTCGGCCAATGAACCTTGCCGGGCTTCATTCCGCCAATCTTCGAGCGCATCCAGGAAACGGCTCAGTTTGCGTCTCGTTTCTTCCGGCGCCAAGTGATCGTCCGCGGCCTTGCGCACCGCTTCGAAGTACGACACGCGCCCGCCCGCGATTCGGATCAAAGCCAGTTCTTCCGCCGACAAGCCGACGATCGGCGAACGAAGCGCCCCGGCGAGCGGAATGTCCTGATACGGGTTGTCGATCACGCGCAGGAGCGAGAGCATCGTCTCGACCTCCGTCGCTTCGAAATACCCGCTGCTCAGCTCCGCGTAAGCCGGAATGCCCTGCTGCTGCAGTTCTTCGATAATAACCGGCGCCCACTGTTTGTCCGCCCGCAGCAGAATAACGATATCCCGCCAAGCGAGCGGCCGTTTGCGGCCTTTCTTGCCGTCATACACGAGGAACGGATCTTCCGCGCCTGCGCCTTCTGCGGCCATCCCCTTCAGGCGAAGGATCTGCCTTGCGATCCAGCGTGCTTCCAATTGCACGGTCTGGAGCTCCTCCGGACTTTCCGGAGGCAATTCACTCTCAGCGGTCTCCTGGCCGGAAGCGTCATGATCGGAATCGCCCCGTTCTTCCCCGTCGTCGCTGCCGCCCCGATCGAGCACCGCAAACTCCACCGCGTAACGTTCCGGCGGCCCGCCGTCGTTCGCCGCCGGATATGATGCGCCGCATACAAGCTCCGCGCGCGCGTCATAGTCCATTTCGGCCGCTCGCTCGCGCATGATGGCACGGAAAACTTCATTGACGCCGTCCACGACCTCTTGCCTGCTGCGGAAGTTTCGCGCCAAGTCGATGCGCACGCCGTATTCCGCTTCCGCATGCTCCGAATCTGACGAAGCTTCTTCACCTGATTCGTCTGCCGCCACAGGTACTTCACCGGCCGTTAGATACGACTTATACTTGCGCAGAAACAAGCCCGGCTCCGCCAACCGGAACCGGTAAATGCTCTGCTTGACGTCGCCGACCATGAAGCGGTTGCCCTTGCCCGGGCGGCTGATCAGCGAAACGATCGCCTCCTGCACCATGTTCGTATCCTGGTACTCGTCGAGCAGAATCTCGTCGAACTGCTGCTGGTATTCCATCGCCGCCGGCGATGGCGCCATCCGTTCGGGCGTCGAGGAGCTGTCGCGCAAGATGCGCAGGCAGTAATGCTCCATATCGCCGAAATCGATCAGCCCTTTCTCCAGCTTGGCCGCCTCGAACCTTGTGCCGAACTGGTCCACTAGCTCGGCCAGCGTTTCCATGTACGGCGCCGATTCTTGCAGTTCCGCCGCGAACTGATCCGGCGAGCGCATGAACAGCTCGTCGTTCAAGCCGCCGATCATGTCTTTCACCTGTTCGCGCAGCTCCTTGACCTGTTCCTGCAGCGACTTGTCGATCGTATCGCCGCCGCGCTGTCCTTTCAGCTTGCCGAAGCTTGCCGCGGCGAAGGCTTCATGCCACGTTTCCCAGGGCTGGCTCCCCACTTTCGCAATCAAGGAACGCACGACACCCAGATCGTCTTGCAGCGTCTCGCCGTACGCCTCAGGGCCAGCCGGGAGACGCGTCAACTCGAGCGCTTGTTCCAGCAGGCTCTCCGCGCCTTGCAGCGTCAGCGCCACGCTGCCGCCGAGGCTGGACACCCATTCCGTGCGCCCCAGCTCGGCCGCATCGCTCACGCGGAAGGAGGCCGCCGTTTGCTGCAGCCAGGCTCTCGGCCAAGGGTTGCTTTGGGCGAAATTGTAAAGCTTCAGCACGAGCGCATAGAGCGGCTCATCGCCGCGTTCGCCGCCGAAGCGATCCACGAGCGACAGGAAGGCTTCGCCGCCCGGTCCGTCCATCTCGGCATACCGTTCTTCGAACAGCTCGTCCAGGACGTCCATTCGGAGCAGCTCCGCTTCCGTCTCGTTGGCAATCCGAAATCCGGGATCGAGTCCGATCAAAGAATAGTACCGGCGGATAACGTCGAGGCAGAAGGAGTGAAGCGTCGTGATGGAGGCGCGCCCCATGAGGGCAAGCTGCCTGCGAAGGTGATCGGAATCCGGCTTCTTGTCCAGTTCCTTCTCCAGCGCAATTCGAATCCGCTCTTTCATCTCGGCGGCCGCGGCCTTCGTGAACGTCGCCACAAGCAGCCGGTCGACATCGGTGTCGGCGGCAATCTTGCGAATGATTCGTTCCACCAGTACGGCCGTCTTGCCGGAGCCTGCCGCCGCCGCGACGAGAATGTTGCTCCCTCCCGTCACGATGGCGCGCCATTGGTCGTCCGTCCAAGTGCTGCCGAGCGGCTTGGCCGGTAGTTGATTGTCCATTGCTGCCGTCATGATTCGCTCTCCTCCTTCCCTTGTTCTCCGTGCTGCCCAGGCGGGTCGGACTGAACGGTCTGTTCCTCTTCTGCTTCTTCGCCGGATGCGAGCAGGTTCCAGACCTCGTCTTTGCCCGCTCTCTGCAGCTTGTTGTAGTCATTGCCATCAATAAGCGGGTCGAATTGGCAGACCGGCTTGTAATCGCAGAACTGGCAAGGCGTTTTCCCGCCCAGCCGGTAAGGCGAAATCGATACGTCGCCTCCCGCGATCCTGTCGCCGATCCTGCGGAGCGTGCCGCGGACGGATTTGCGCAAAGTTCCCCATTGCTCGTCCGACACGACGGAAGAACTGCTGTAGAAGGCGCCGTCCTTCTTGAGCGCCAGAGGAAGCAGATCGGAATACCCCGTCGACAGCGCGTTATCCATCAATCGGACGGTCTCCTCGTCCGCGAGGACAAGCCCCTTCAGCTTGAATCGCTTCAGCATTTCCGATCTGGCTTTCGCCGGAGGCATGCCGTTCGACGATGAGAGGATCGGATTGTGCACGTGGAAATAGAGCGCTCCCGCGGCCTTCGCGGGCTGTCCCAGCCATTCCGGCGCATGCGTCAGCAGCACGTCCAAGTACGTCAGCATTTGCAGCGCCATGCCGTAGGCGACTTCTTCCAGCCGCAGCTGCTTGGCACTGGATTTGTAATCGATGACGCGCAGCAGCAAGCCGTCCGTCGTTTGCGCGGCATCGACGCGGTCGATCCGTCCGACCATCTCAAGCGTCTTGCCGTCCGAAAGCGGAATCGTCACCGGAGGCAGCGGACCTTCCGGCCCGAAGCCGATTTCGAGCCCGACCGGCTTGAACGCCGCGCGCCGCGCGTGTTCGCCGAGAATAACGGCGGCTTGGCTGATAATGTCGCGCAGCTTGCGCGCCACGTATTGGTGGCGGCTGCTGCTGAACAAAATCTGCGATTGCAGCCGCAGCGCCAGCTCGCTCACGATCGCCGAGCAGTGCTCGCGCAGCTCCTCCGCCGTCAACGAGCCCCAGCGGTCGCCGAGCGTTTCCGTAAGCCGGGTAAGCGCGGCATGAAACAGCTGTCCGATATCCGGCGCAGCCAGCTTGTATTGATCCCGTTCGCGCAGACGAAGCCCGTGAATGGCGAAATGCTGAAACGGACACGAGACGAACCGTTCCATCCGCGACACGCTTCCCCGAAGCAGCTTGCCGTACAGCAGCTCCGCCGTCTCGCGGGATAGCGCCGGTTCTTCGTTCGAGTAACGGAGCGACCCCGCAAGGCGCTGGAGCTTGTCCTGCCATGCCGGCCTGACCGCGTACCAGTTATAGGTCTCCCACCAGAACGGAGCGATTTCGCTCCCGTGCCGCCATGCCCTCAGCTGCGTAATCAAATACGACAGCGTCCGGTCCGGATGCGCCATGAACGCTTGCTGTTCGGCTTCCGGCATGCTTGGCACCGGTTCTACGGCTACGCCTTTCTCCGTCAGTCCCGGGAACAGGCCTTTCACGTGCCGAATGACCTCGGACGGCAGCAGGCTCTTGCCTTCTTCGTCCGCGAGCGGCCAGCTGATCCATAGATGGCGGCTCGGCGTCGTCAGCGCGTTGTAGATCATGAAGCGCTCGTCGAGCAGCTTCCTGCGAACGCCCGGCGCCATAACGAGACCGCCGCTTTCCAGCGTCTCCCGCTCCTGCTCCGTCAGCACGCCGTCTTCTTTCATTCGCTGCGGCATGACCCCGTCGTTCGCGCCTAATAAATAACAAATTAATATATTGCCGGAGCGCGTCCGGTCCATGCTGCCGACCAGCACTTGATCGAGCGAAGGCGGCACGGAAGCAAGCTTCAAGCTTTCGATCCCCGTCTCCGCCATGCCGGCGAACAGTTCGATCGTCACCGGTTCCGTTCCGGTCATTTCCGTCAGCTGATCCAGCAGATCCATGACGCCGTCCCATAACTGCCGGTGCTCCCGTGCGCGCAGCGTATTCCCCGCGGCGATCTCCTTGCGGCTCCAGCGCTCCAGCCGGTCAGGCGCATCGACGTTCATCAGCAGCCCGTATACCGCTTCGCACATGCCCCGGACGTCCTTTGCCTTCTTCAGCTCCCGAACGAATTTCTTCAGGACGGGAACTACGGCTTCCCTCGCGGCCATCACCGCTTCGAATTCGCGCAGCTCGCGTTCCCCGGCCTGTACCGGATCGCCGTCCAGCGTGTCCCGTGCCAGCGGCTTCCACTGATTGACCGACAGCCATTTGTTCCCGTTCATGCCCGTCGCGAGCGCGTAGTTTTCCAGCAAATCGAACGTTTCCCTTGTCAGGCTTCCGTCCTCCGGAATGAGCAGCTCCGTCTTAATGCAGCGGAAAACGGCCTCGAACCGCCAGCCGTAGGTCGCGATTTCCAAAGCCGAGCGGATAAACTCAACAAGCGGATGATGAAGCGCCGCATTCTTCTGATCCAGGAAGAACGGTATGCCGTAATCGGAGAAAACCGCCTTGACGTAGTCGTTGTAATCCGGCGCATTGCGCACCATGACCGCGAGGTCGCGGTAACGCAGATCTTCGTCGCGCACGCGCTGCACGATATCCCTGGCGACGGCCTCCACTTCCGCTCTGCGTCCGGAAGCCGCGTGAAGCGAAACTTCCCCTTCGGCAAGCTCCGCCGGCGACAGCTGAAGCGCTTTTCTTCCGCCATAGCCGTAATAGCGCTCCACATGCGCAAGCATCGGGCTGTCCTTGAAACGGTAAGGCGTTCCTTCCAGCAGCAAAGGCTCCTCGATTTCCAGCGCGTTGTTCACCGCCAGGTCGCGCAGCTTCATGAATGTCTCCGCTGTCGGCCGGAACAAGTCCAGCTCATGCGGCATTTCGCCGTTCCCATACTGCTTGTCCAGACAGAGGGTCACCGTCATGTTCTTGGCATGCTGCATGAGCGCTTCCAGCGCTTCCAGCTCCTTCGGCGTAAAGCCGTGGAAGCCGTCGACCCAAATCTCGCAATCTCGCATGGAGGGCGCGTCATGGAATCCTCGAACCAGCCAGCCGAGATAGTCTTCCGAATCCACGTACAGTCCGGCGAGCTCTTGCTCCAGGCGGCTCGATATCAGCTGCAGATCGTCCAGCTTGCGGCTGAGCAGCGTGCTGCGGGAGCCCGACAAATGGTTGTCCCCGAACCCCTGCAGCGCCTCGGTGTCGATCCCGTACCGCTTCCACTCCGTCATGAGCTCGCCCAGCCGTTCGATAAACCCATGCTGGCTCTCGCTGCCTTGGAACAGCTGCAGCTCGCTGTTCAGCCGGGATACGATCTTGTAAAGCAGCATGTTCTTGCCGTTCTCGCTGATCGGCGTCAGCGCGGTCCCGCCCGTTTCCTGCATAATGCGGAAGGAGAGACGCCGAAAGCTAAGCGCTTGCGCCCGAATAGAGCCGTTCAGCTCCGGGCGATGGAGCAGCGCGTACTCCGTTTGAAAGGTAGCCTGCTCCGGCACCAATATAATAATAGGCGGGCCATCGGGCTCTGCCAAAATACGCCTGCGAATGTCGTCCAGGCAAAAATGCGTCTTGCCCGTGCCGGATCGTCCGATTACAAAACGGAGCGCCAACTCGCCCACCTCTTCCATTTTCGATTCTTTCATTCTACCATACGCTATCTATTTGTTCACGCCAAAACACAAACATTTGTTCTGAATTTGGATCGGTAAATTGTGCAATGGTCCCTTCAGCCAGCTAAGTTCATGCGTAAAAAACAACTATACTCGTTCTTTCACTTGCCGGTGTATATCTTGACATGCGTTAATATAGATGTCGGGCCGACGAAATCTTCGCGAAAGGAGCTGATCCAGTTGATCAAACACACAGAGGTGATTTCCGCCTAAAGCGGAAATCGTCATACCGTGTAAAACGCTATAAAGAGGGAGGCCGCATGGCCTCCCTTTTAACACTTACAAGCATGCCGTATTAATTCATAGCGAATAGATGACGGATTAAACCGTTTTCATTTATACTGTTTAGAGAAGCGCGATTCAGTTGCTTGATCGTGTTTTTTCCATTTGACGAGAGGGGGAATGAAACGTGAACAAATCGATTTCCGAAGGCGGTTCCGCGGCCGAAACGATTAAGGAGGTTTACGTTGAATTACAAGAATGGAAAAGATGTGCTTCCCCCTAGACTGTTGGAGGAACTTCAGCACTACATCCAAGGAGAGCTGCTCTATATCCCGAAGCAGCAGAGCGAGCGCGCCGCTTGGGGCGCGAAGAGCGGTTCGCGCGTCATGATCGGACGGCGCAACGAGGAGATTTACCGGCGCTATACGGACGGAAGCACCGTGCAGGAGCTTGAACGGCAGTATCACCTGTCCGGCGACAGCATTCGGAAAATCATTCTCAAGCTGCGCAGCGCGTCCGTGTTCCCGATAACCGAGCAAGACGGCGTTGTCGCGCCGGATCTGTACGAAACGGTCCCGATAGGCAAACATTGAGATAAGCCGTCCTAACCGGAACGGACGAAACGATAATCCAACGAAAGAGCCCTCCCGTTCGCAGCCGAAAGGCGCGGACGGGAGGGCTCTTCTTCCATTAACGGCTCCGCACCTCGAAGATGCCGAACTTCAAATAATGGCCTTCGTTAACGCCGAGAATTTGCGGATGGTCCTTCCCGGCAGCACGCCACTCGATAAGACGCAGCGTCTTGCCGGCATCGGCCGCAGCCGCCTGGATCGTCTCCAGGAACAACTCGGGACGCATATGGTACGAACAGCTGGCGGTCACGAGATAGCCGCCTTCGTTCACCAGCTTCATGCCGTGCAGGTTGATATCTTTATAGCCTCGCACCGCGCCTTCGATCGCATGCTTCGATTTCGTGAATGCCGGCGGATCCAGAATAACGACATCCCATTTCCGTCCCGCTTCCCCGCTCAATGGCTTCGATGTGTCCAGCTTCGCTCCTTTGGCGTTCGCCGCGTTGCCGCGATCCATCCGTTCCTCGATGCCTTTCACCTGCGTGCGCAAGTATTCAAAGGCATCCGCGACGACGAACTCGACGCGGTCCGTGAACCCGTTGCGCGCGACGTTGCGCTGCGCCGTCTCGACGGCGTGGGCCGATACGTCAAGACATGTCACCTTCTTCGCGCCGTACTTGCACGCATGAAGCGTGAAGCTGCCCGTATGCGCGAAGCATTCCAGCACCGTCGCTCCGTCCCAATAAGGGAACGTCACGACTTTGCCGTTCGAGTTGACCGGCACGAGCTCCGGCTCCTTCATTTCGGCAATCGCGCCGGTATCGTCGGCTTCCGCGGCGGAGTCGCCGTTCGGCTGTTCTACGAGCCGAATGCCGCTGCGCGCTCCCCAGCCTGTCATCAAAGGCGCGATCGAAGCGCGGTTCTCGCGCTGATCGAAGAAATAACCGGTCTTCTGGCCTTCCACGATGTCGACCTCCAGCTTCAGGCCGTTTTCCACGATTTCCACGATGCGCGGGCATTCGCCGTACAGCAAGCCTGTCCGCTCCTCCAAGCCTTCCAGACCGCGCACGGATACGTCGCTCCGCTCATAGATGCCTATTGGCTTGAACACCGAAACCAGCGCCGCCACGAGCGCTTCACGGTGAACTTCCATGCCCATCGTAAGCAGTTGAACGACTAATACGCCTCCGAATCGGTCGACGATGAGACCCGGCAGAAAATCCGCTTCCCCGTAGACAAGACGGCAATCCTGTCCGTTCACGAACCGGGAACGGTGTTGCTTGCACTGCTCCAGCCGTTCGGCGAAGAATGCCTCGTCCATGGC
It encodes:
- the addA gene encoding helicase-exonuclease AddAB subunit AddA yields the protein MTAAMDNQLPAKPLGSTWTDDQWRAIVTGGSNILVAAAAGSGKTAVLVERIIRKIAADTDVDRLLVATFTKAAAAEMKERIRIALEKELDKKPDSDHLRRQLALMGRASITTLHSFCLDVIRRYYSLIGLDPGFRIANETEAELLRMDVLDELFEERYAEMDGPGGEAFLSLVDRFGGERGDEPLYALVLKLYNFAQSNPWPRAWLQQTAASFRVSDAAELGRTEWVSSLGGSVALTLQGAESLLEQALELTRLPAGPEAYGETLQDDLGVVRSLIAKVGSQPWETWHEAFAAASFGKLKGQRGGDTIDKSLQEQVKELREQVKDMIGGLNDELFMRSPDQFAAELQESAPYMETLAELVDQFGTRFEAAKLEKGLIDFGDMEHYCLRILRDSSSTPERMAPSPAAMEYQQQFDEILLDEYQDTNMVQEAIVSLISRPGKGNRFMVGDVKQSIYRFRLAEPGLFLRKYKSYLTAGEVPVAADESGEEASSDSEHAEAEYGVRIDLARNFRSRQEVVDGVNEVFRAIMRERAAEMDYDARAELVCGASYPAANDGGPPERYAVEFAVLDRGGSDDGEERGDSDHDASGQETAESELPPESPEELQTVQLEARWIARQILRLKGMAAEGAGAEDPFLVYDGKKGRKRPLAWRDIVILLRADKQWAPVIIEELQQQGIPAYAELSSGYFEATEVETMLSLLRVIDNPYQDIPLAGALRSPIVGLSAEELALIRIAGGRVSYFEAVRKAADDHLAPEETRRKLSRFLDALEDWRNEARQGSLADLLWRIYRETGYYDLVGGMTGGLQRQANLRALHDRTRQYEATTLRGLFRFLRFIDRMRDGGGDLGTARALGEQEDVVRIMSIHKSKGLEFPVVFAAGLGKSFNRRDLHSPFLMHKQLGFGPRYVDTELRVAYPTLPYLAIKQRLAMESLAEEMRILYVALTRPKEKMFLVGTVANAEKQLQRWQTALDAEGRLPDFRIAGAARFLDWLGPLAMGAGISMSVEQSSAFEIGDEAGAMDLPGAADSGIPISEANAESMDGEAETDLASGEPIVIGSEQAAAPEGTVVPFGDWRTSVIPASLLGLEAAAGAETDEAARAAFEARMNAVQQLALIDEEADPEWAAEIDRRLSWSYPYAQASLTAAKTSVTEMKRLHAETGMDEEALLLPELAGMDGAGGLAEADFDLADDPITDNVTLAVDQAIIGNDESMSAEPVLESETAVDQLDLFSFDFAQPELPAAEAKLEQTGAVERADGGGEYTFRLRRPKFMEEAALTAAERGTVSHLVMQHIPLSEDGVTEKTITDVIEGLVARRMLSKQQAEAVDAAGAAAFFEEEVGRRLLEAPWVRRETPFSCTLPASRVYPGMSESIGAEPILIQGVIDCLFEDERGLVLLDYKTDRVRAGRWEEAAERHRFQLTLYAEAIAGILGRKVDECYVFFLDGGKAVKLF
- the addB gene encoding helicase-exonuclease AddAB subunit AddB; the encoded protein is MKESKMEEVGELALRFVIGRSGTGKTHFCLDDIRRRILAEPDGPPIIILVPEQATFQTEYALLHRPELNGSIRAQALSFRRLSFRIMQETGGTALTPISENGKNMLLYKIVSRLNSELQLFQGSESQHGFIERLGELMTEWKRYGIDTEALQGFGDNHLSGSRSTLLSRKLDDLQLISSRLEQELAGLYVDSEDYLGWLVRGFHDAPSMRDCEIWVDGFHGFTPKELEALEALMQHAKNMTVTLCLDKQYGNGEMPHELDLFRPTAETFMKLRDLAVNNALEIEEPLLLEGTPYRFKDSPMLAHVERYYGYGGRKALQLSPAELAEGEVSLHAASGRRAEVEAVARDIVQRVRDEDLRYRDLAVMVRNAPDYNDYVKAVFSDYGIPFFLDQKNAALHHPLVEFIRSALEIATYGWRFEAVFRCIKTELLIPEDGSLTRETFDLLENYALATGMNGNKWLSVNQWKPLARDTLDGDPVQAGERELREFEAVMAAREAVVPVLKKFVRELKKAKDVRGMCEAVYGLLMNVDAPDRLERWSRKEIAAGNTLRAREHRQLWDGVMDLLDQLTEMTGTEPVTIELFAGMAETGIESLKLASVPPSLDQVLVGSMDRTRSGNILICYLLGANDGVMPQRMKEDGVLTEQERETLESGGLVMAPGVRRKLLDERFMIYNALTTPSRHLWISWPLADEEGKSLLPSEVIRHVKGLFPGLTEKGVAVEPVPSMPEAEQQAFMAHPDRTLSYLITQLRAWRHGSEIAPFWWETYNWYAVRPAWQDKLQRLAGSLRYSNEEPALSRETAELLYGKLLRGSVSRMERFVSCPFQHFAIHGLRLRERDQYKLAAPDIGQLFHAALTRLTETLGDRWGSLTAEELREHCSAIVSELALRLQSQILFSSSRHQYVARKLRDIISQAAVILGEHARRAAFKPVGLEIGFGPEGPLPPVTIPLSDGKTLEMVGRIDRVDAAQTTDGLLLRVIDYKSSAKQLRLEEVAYGMALQMLTYLDVLLTHAPEWLGQPAKAAGALYFHVHNPILSSSNGMPPAKARSEMLKRFKLKGLVLADEETVRLMDNALSTGYSDLLPLALKKDGAFYSSSSVVSDEQWGTLRKSVRGTLRRIGDRIAGGDVSISPYRLGGKTPCQFCDYKPVCQFDPLIDGNDYNKLQRAGKDEVWNLLASGEEAEEEQTVQSDPPGQHGEQGKEESES